The Streptomyces sp. NBC_00435 nucleotide sequence GGGGGACAGGCCCCACCAGCTGCCGAACAGGTCGAGGTTCGGGCCGCCGCGCATCTCCTGGCAGTTCTCCGCGAGACACGGGGAGTAGAACGGCGAGACGTACGGCGCCGAGTAGTAGTCGGCGTTGGCGAAGGCCCGCCAGGTCGAGTAGACGATGAAGGCGAGCAGCCCGGCCGCGGTGCCGGCGGGCGAGAGCCACCACCGGTCGGTCCGCAGGTGCCGGGCTGCGATCGCGGCCCGCGAGGCGTCGTGGACGCCGGCGGGCCGCTGTGATGGTGGTTGGGTGCCTGTGGCCAAGGGGGACTCCGGGTGGAGTGATGAGGGGTGGCCCAGGAGGCCCGGCCGCCGTCGCTTCGGCCGGCCGGACCTGGTGGGGTGTGCGCGGGGAGCGCGGGTCAGGGGGCGCGGCGGTCGCGGGCGCCCAGACCCTCGTCGTCGGAGTCCGTCCACAGCGAGCTGTCGTACGGGGTGTCCGGGACATTGATCATTCCGGTCTCGCCGGGCGGCCGGGAGGCGGCCGGCGCCTGCCGGGCGACGTCCCTCTCCAACCGTTCCACCGAGCGGACCAGCTCGTTCAGGTTGCGCCGTACGGCGGTCAAATCGTCTTGCAGGGACATGACTTGCCCTCACTTCCGCTGGTGCGGTGGCAACGCTCATGTGCGCCTGCGAGTGTCGCGCCTCCCGTCCCCGGTTGTGAAGGGACGTGCAGGGATTACGGGCGCGCAGGCGTGAATCGTGCGCCCCTCCCCGACCCCGTTCCCATCCCCCTTACGGGGGAACGCCCGGCCCTGGGGGCCTCCCCGCGGCAGCCGGGGCACAAGCCGGATTGGTCCGCACGGGTGGGGTTCGCGGCGTGGCGAGGGTGCGCTGCGACGGGTGCGGCGGGGTGTCGATTTCAGTGGGTTTCGCCACCCAGTGTGATCAGCTCCATATACCGCCGAACGTGATCAAGGCCCCTTCCTTCTCACGCCCCCCAAGCCCCGCCCCGGAGGTACCACCCATGTCCCAGAGAAGGCGCAGGTCCTTGGCGCTCCTGACCTCGGGAGTTCTTGCACTGCCGCTGCTCGCGGGCTGCGGCGCGGGGGACGAGGAGGGCGGCCCGGTCGCCGCAGGGCAGGACATCGCGGCCGCCACCCGCGACAAGGTCGCCGACGGCGGGGTGCTCCGCTGGGCCGTGGACGCCCTGCCCGGCACCCTGAACACCTTCCAGGCCGATGCGGACGCCACCACCAACCGGATCGCCGGGGCCGTCCTGCCCCAGCTGTTCGTGCTGGACGGCAAGGGGCGGCCGGTGGCCAACCCCGACTACCTGGAGAAGGCCGAGGTCGTCGAGCGCGAGCCCAAGCAGGTCGTCCTGTACAAGCTCAACCAGCAGGCGGTCTGGAGCGACGGCCGGGAGATCGGCGCCGCCGACTTCGTCGCCCAGTGGAGGGCCCTCAACGGCAAGGACTCCGCCTACTGGACGGCGCGCAACGCCGGCTACGACCGGATCGAGAAGATCGAACGCGGCAAGTCGGACCTGGAGGTCAAGGTCACCTTCGTCAAGCCGTACGCCGACTGGCGCTCCCTCTTCTCGCCCCTCTACCCCAAGCAGGTCACCGGCACCCCGGAGAGCTTCAACGAGGGCGCCCGGGGCACCCTGAAGGTCACCGCCGGCCCCTTCGGGCTGGGCGCCATCGACAAGAAGACCGGCACCGCCGCCCTGACCCGCAACCCGCGCTGGTGGGGCAGCCCCGCCAAGCTCGACACCCTGGTCCTCACCGCGGTGCCCCGGTCCGAACGCCCGGCCGCGCTCGCCGCCGGCAAGCTGGATCTGGCCGAGATCGACCGTACGGGCGCCGACCGGATCGCCCTGGCCCGCCGCGAGGCCGCCAAGGCCGACGGGGCACACGGCCCCGCCGCCTCGGTGACGCCCGCGCAGGCGACCATGTCGTGGGCGCTCGCCTTCGGCGCGGACGAGGCCAAGGCCAAGGAGGCGCAGGAGACCCGCCAGAAGCACGCGGAGGCGGTGAAGCGGTACGCCGAGGAGCAGGGCGCCCTGCTCGGTTTCACCGTCCGCAAGTCCCTGGAGCCGGCCTACACGCAGCTCGCCATGAACGGCGCCAGTGGCCCGCTCGCCGACGAGCGCGTACGCCGCGCCGTGGCCCGTGCGCTGGACCGCCAGGCACTCACCGACATCGTCCTGAAGCCGCTGGGGCTGCCCGCGAAGCCGGTCGGCAGCCACCTGGCGCTGGCCGGGCAGCAGGCGTACGCCGACAACAGCGACGCCCTCGGCGGCCAGGACACCCAGGCCTCGCAGGCCCTGCTCGCGGACGCCGGCTGGCGCCGGGGCGGCAAGCTCACCGATCCGGCGGGTGCGAAGGCCGGCTCGGAGGCGGCGAAGGAGAAGGACGACTCGAAGACCCCGAGCGGCCCGGGCACCGGCAACGACGGCCTCTACATCGTGGGCCAGGAGGACGAGCGCAACGGCGACGGGCACGGCCGCGACGGCAGGCCCGAGGCCCCCGCCAGAGCCGCCCTGCGGGCCGACCACCCCGACCACCGCCCCGAAGGCCCCGAGAACCCCCTCGGCCAGGGGCTGCCCGAGGTGGGGTCCGGCCCCGACGGGGAGATCGTCGACGCCGACGCCTTCGCCGCGACCCAGCCCTCCCCGGTGCTCGCCCCGGCCCCCTTCGCGGCCGCCCAGGAACAGCTCCTGCGCACCCAGGCCGCCCAGGCGGCCCAGGCGGCCCGGGCCGCCTGGGCCGCGTCCGTGGACGACGGCAAGCGCAGCCCGGCCCTCGACGCCGAAACGGCCGCGGAGCCCGCGGACCCCGCCAAGGCGAGCCCCGCCCCGGCCCCCGCCAAGCAGGCCGTACGCACCTCCGGCAACATGCTCGCCAAGGACGGCAAGCCGCTCACCCTGCGCTTCGTCCTGCCGGCCGGTCCCGGCTCGGAGGCGCTGCGCACGGTCGGCGAGCGGATCGCGCAGATGCTCCACAAGGTCGGCGTCCAGACGGAGCTGACCAAGGTGGCCGACGAGAGCTTCTTCAAGGACCACATCGCCTCGGGCCAGTACGACCTGGCCCTGTACTCGTGGCCCGCGACCGCCTACCCGGCCACCGACGCCCGGCCCATCTTCGCCAAGCCGGAGCCGGCCGCCGACGGCTCGCTCCTCGTGGAACAGAACTACACCCGGGTCGGCACCGACCACATCGACCAGCTGTTCGACCAGGCGGCCGGCGAGCTGGACGAGGAGACCGCCCGCGACCTGATGCGCAAGGCGGACGCCCGGATCTGGGCGGCGGCCGGTTCCATCCCGCTCTACCAGCGCCCCGAGCTGGTGGCGGTGAAGCCGGGCCTGACCAATGCCGGCGCCTTCGGTCTGGGAGCTCCGCGGTACCAGGACATCGGCTGGAAGAAGCCGGCGACGTCCAAGGACAAGCAGGAGAAGAAGAAGTGATGACGAAGGGGTGCATCCCGGGTTGAGACGGGTTCCCCAACCTCAGATGTGACTCAAGTCCCTTGCCCGCCGGATGACCGGCGGGCAAGGTCGTAGATACCCGTTGACCCGCGTGTTTCCAGGTAGTACCGGCGGCCGAGACCCCCCACCCCGCACTCGGCCCCGCTCAGTCGTCCGGCCTCTTGACAGACCCCCCGGCAGGCGGTTCCCGCCAACCGACGTAGGATGGGGTAAGGCCGTGGCAGGTTTTCCGCCCGGTCGAGGCTCGCGTGCCGGACCGTACGCGCCGCCATCCACGATCCCGGGAGAAGCGCCGAAGTGCCCACGCGCCACGACATCCGTAACGTCGCCATCGTCGCCCACGTCGACCATGGCAAGACGACCATCGTCGATGCCATGCTCAAGCAGGCCGGTGCCTTCGCCGCCCACCAGCACCTCGACGACCGCATGATGGACTCGAACGACCTGGAGCGTGAGAAGGGCATCACGATCCTCGCCAAGAACACGGCGGTGAAGTACCACCCGAAGGACGGGTCGGCCCCGATCACGATCAACATCATCGACACCCCCGGCCACGCCGACTTCGGTGGTGAGGTCGAGCGCGGTCTGTCGATGGTGGACGCCGTCGTCCTGCTGGTGGACGCGTCCGAGGGCCCCCTGCCCCAGACCCGCTTCGTCCTGCGCAAGGCCCTGCAGGCGAAGATGCCGGTCATCCTCTGCATCAACAAGACCGACCGTCCGGACTCCCGGATCGACGAGGTCGTCAACGAGACGTACGACCTCTTCCTCGACCTGGACGCCGACGAGGAGCAGATCGAGTTCCCGATCGTCTACGCCTGTGGCCGTGACGGCGTCGCCTCGCTGACCAAGCCGGAGGACGGC carries:
- a CDS encoding ABC transporter family substrate-binding protein, producing the protein MSQRRRRSLALLTSGVLALPLLAGCGAGDEEGGPVAAGQDIAAATRDKVADGGVLRWAVDALPGTLNTFQADADATTNRIAGAVLPQLFVLDGKGRPVANPDYLEKAEVVEREPKQVVLYKLNQQAVWSDGREIGAADFVAQWRALNGKDSAYWTARNAGYDRIEKIERGKSDLEVKVTFVKPYADWRSLFSPLYPKQVTGTPESFNEGARGTLKVTAGPFGLGAIDKKTGTAALTRNPRWWGSPAKLDTLVLTAVPRSERPAALAAGKLDLAEIDRTGADRIALARREAAKADGAHGPAASVTPAQATMSWALAFGADEAKAKEAQETRQKHAEAVKRYAEEQGALLGFTVRKSLEPAYTQLAMNGASGPLADERVRRAVARALDRQALTDIVLKPLGLPAKPVGSHLALAGQQAYADNSDALGGQDTQASQALLADAGWRRGGKLTDPAGAKAGSEAAKEKDDSKTPSGPGTGNDGLYIVGQEDERNGDGHGRDGRPEAPARAALRADHPDHRPEGPENPLGQGLPEVGSGPDGEIVDADAFAATQPSPVLAPAPFAAAQEQLLRTQAAQAAQAARAAWAASVDDGKRSPALDAETAAEPADPAKASPAPAPAKQAVRTSGNMLAKDGKPLTLRFVLPAGPGSEALRTVGERIAQMLHKVGVQTELTKVADESFFKDHIASGQYDLALYSWPATAYPATDARPIFAKPEPAADGSLLVEQNYTRVGTDHIDQLFDQAAGELDEETARDLMRKADARIWAAAGSIPLYQRPELVAVKPGLTNAGAFGLGAPRYQDIGWKKPATSKDKQEKKK